The following proteins come from a genomic window of Bactrocera tryoni isolate S06 chromosome 1, CSIRO_BtryS06_freeze2, whole genome shotgun sequence:
- the LOC120766597 gene encoding uncharacterized protein LOC120766597 has translation MSQIKAVIGVLCLITVAAALPAEETRGHARNAVSGDNDIMDSIYSDCLRKDSVSCVKYKLFNFVDKVLSAREQFSLTEGVTVVRSPDAPATEAARSISGDESFESLALNRISSFLNTHTIKVELKGADIVQAVSSTGRALEDVSESLFGGNDDPNAPEESRGKKKKAAKILGPILALVALKAAALLPLLLGAIALIAGKALLIGKIALVLSAVIGLKKLLSQEKHVTYEVVAHPHHSASHSVSHDSYGSGYSADAGSSGSYGSSGHGGWGRSLDAQDLAYAAQKPQA, from the coding sequence ATGTCACAAATTAAAGCAGTTATCGGTGTCTTGTGTTTGATCACAGTTGCTGCCGCACTTCCCGCCGAGGAGACACGCGGTCATGCGCGCAATGCAGTTAGCGGGGACAATGACATTATGGATAGCATCTACAGCGATTGCTTGCGAAAGGATTCGGTGTCTTGTGTCAAATATAAGCTCTTCAATTTCGTCGACAAAGTGCTCTCCGCTCGCGAGCAGTTCTCGCTGACCGAAGGTGTGACGGTGGTGCGTTCGCCCGATGCGCCTGCCACCGAAGCTGCACGCTCCATCTCTGGCGACGAATCATTCGAGTCGTTGGCACTCAACCGCATTTCAAGCTTCTTAAATACCCACACCATTAAGGTCGAATTGAAGGGTGCGGATATTGTTCAAGCGGTCAGCTCTACTGGACGTGCGCTCGAAGATGTATCCGAATCATTGTTCGGAGGTAATGACGATCCCAACGCACCCGAAGAGAGCCGTggcaagaagaagaaggctgCTAAAATTTTGGGCCCCATTCTTGCTTTGGTCGCATTGAAAGCCGCCGCCCTGTTGCCACTCTTGTTGGGCGCAATCGCTTTAATCGCCGGCAAGGCTCTGCTCATCGGTAAAATCGCCTTGGTGCTGTCCGCTGTGATTGGTCTGAAGAAACTGCTGTCTCAAGAGAAACATGTCACCTACGAAGTGGTCGCCCACCCACATCACAGCGCATCTCACTCCGTCAGTCACGATTCGTACGGCAGCGGCTACAGCGCCGACGCCGGTTCGTCTGGCTCATACGGCAGCTCCGGCCATGGTGGCTGGGGACGCTCACTCGATGCACAAGACTTGGCTTATGCTGCCCAAAAGCCACAAGCATAA